From the Thermococcus guaymasensis DSM 11113 genome, one window contains:
- a CDS encoding ABC transporter permease has translation MRWVDFKESLSEFWSEFRRQKSGMLGLALLIFLIFIAVAAPVLTSPDIPDKWQSFWVDNPKNVPPTWINVFSSEDKAPHFVIQGEELQKLVTVNDSEYVIEVKYDNKYDIPPQDIVIKDVVGNSSSTGRVRRKPSITVIVERPDGKELTLLKNYKFSGEAVIQLGSNPQVRDALIQWLKEEGVPIDPTEEFQLKTLMDATKVLFGKLSDDILTNPQPLKGEYKFKLIFKTPAGTSVSFDNTKIIFTGRTYGWLGTDFKGRDLLAGIIWGSRVSLVIGISVAVVSVLIGIFYGVTSAYLGGWSDELMMRFQEFMASIPSLPILILMGTYFGGHIKLWQIVALLALFGWVGIARVARSMALQIKEQTYIEAARVLGAGTGRIIFKHMVPQLLPYAFAQMALSVPSAVLSEASLSYLGLGDPTAVTWGQILHDAQVAGAAVNGYWWWVIPPGLAIALVGLTFVLIGTALDRVLNPRLRRL, from the coding sequence ATGCGCTGGGTGGACTTCAAAGAATCCCTCTCCGAGTTTTGGAGTGAGTTTAGAAGGCAGAAGTCTGGAATGCTAGGGCTGGCTTTACTCATCTTCCTCATATTTATTGCAGTAGCGGCTCCCGTATTAACGTCCCCAGATATCCCTGATAAATGGCAGAGCTTCTGGGTTGACAATCCAAAAAACGTGCCACCAACGTGGATCAACGTCTTTTCAAGCGAGGATAAGGCCCCCCACTTTGTAATCCAGGGAGAGGAGCTCCAGAAGCTCGTCACGGTTAATGACTCAGAGTACGTTATTGAGGTAAAATATGATAATAAGTATGACATTCCTCCCCAAGACATTGTGATAAAGGACGTCGTTGGTAACTCGTCTTCCACGGGGAGAGTTAGAAGAAAGCCGTCTATAACTGTTATAGTAGAAAGGCCCGATGGTAAGGAATTGACTCTCCTAAAGAATTACAAGTTCTCCGGTGAAGCAGTTATTCAGCTTGGTAGTAATCCACAGGTCAGGGATGCTTTAATACAGTGGCTGAAAGAGGAAGGTGTCCCCATCGATCCAACCGAGGAGTTCCAGTTGAAGACTCTTATGGATGCCACAAAGGTACTCTTCGGAAAGCTTTCAGATGATATTCTCACCAACCCTCAGCCTCTCAAAGGGGAATATAAGTTCAAACTCATCTTTAAAACTCCAGCAGGAACCTCAGTTTCCTTTGACAACACAAAGATTATATTCACGGGAAGAACCTACGGATGGCTTGGCACTGACTTCAAAGGTAGAGACCTGCTCGCAGGCATTATATGGGGTTCTAGAGTCTCATTGGTAATTGGTATCTCAGTTGCCGTTGTCAGTGTCCTCATCGGAATATTCTATGGCGTAACCAGTGCGTACCTTGGTGGATGGAGCGATGAGCTTATGATGAGATTCCAGGAGTTCATGGCCTCAATCCCGAGCCTGCCGATACTCATCCTTATGGGTACGTACTTTGGTGGCCACATAAAGCTTTGGCAGATAGTGGCACTCTTGGCGCTCTTTGGATGGGTGGGCATAGCAAGGGTTGCCAGAAGTATGGCACTTCAGATCAAAGAACAAACGTACATTGAAGCGGCAAGGGTCTTGGGTGCCGGCACTGGTAGAATAATCTTCAAGCATATGGTGCCACAGCTCCTCCCGTACGCCTTCGCCCAGATGGCACTCAGTGTCCCAAGTGCAGTGCTTTCGGAGGCCTCGTTAAGCTACCTGGGCCTTGGTGATCCGACCGCCGTCACCTGGGGACAGATACTCCATGATGCCCAAGTTGCAGGTGCCGCAGTGAACGGATACTGGTGGTGGGTCATTCCGCCGGGACTTGCAATAGCCCTTGTTGGATTGACGTTCGTGCTTATCGGTACCGCTCTCGACAGAGTGCTTAACCCGAGATTGAGGAGGCTATGA
- a CDS encoding ABC transporter permease, which produces MGFGRYLVIRLLNALVVLTLVTLVMSALFVKVAEQDLENTIIQQVNAEFQALQQKGRIPDNPDEWRANRIQYWREQYHLDKPYWWRVLYYFKRTLTFNFGNTKTPVFGSERDVTAILKTAIPRTIQLFTTAQVIIIFLGILLGVKAAQKVGSLYDRALSVLALIMSSIPMWWFGMIMLLIFSFKLGWFPSRSIPDPNLTGWAHIVDILKRMVLPVATIVIVSFGAWAWVIRNIMIGTMQEDFIMAARAKGVPERKVIYGHALRAAAPPVVTMIIFSLLGSLGGAIITESVFTWPGMGRVYWIALEGNETNLIMGLTFVNVVLYLLGVILADVTYGFLDPRVKVGASENV; this is translated from the coding sequence ATGGGGTTTGGTAGATACTTGGTCATCAGACTCCTAAACGCGCTGGTTGTGTTGACTTTAGTTACATTAGTGATGTCCGCCCTTTTTGTTAAGGTTGCTGAGCAAGATCTGGAGAACACCATAATTCAACAGGTAAATGCGGAGTTCCAAGCTCTACAGCAGAAAGGTAGAATCCCAGATAATCCTGACGAGTGGAGAGCCAATAGGATTCAGTATTGGAGGGAGCAGTACCACCTCGACAAGCCATATTGGTGGAGAGTTCTGTATTACTTCAAACGTACTCTGACCTTTAACTTTGGAAACACCAAGACCCCTGTCTTTGGTTCCGAGAGGGATGTTACTGCAATATTGAAGACAGCAATCCCGCGTACTATTCAGCTCTTCACAACTGCCCAGGTGATAATAATCTTCTTGGGTATCCTCCTTGGTGTAAAAGCGGCTCAAAAGGTTGGAAGCCTCTATGACAGGGCCCTTTCAGTCCTTGCGCTGATCATGAGCAGTATCCCAATGTGGTGGTTTGGAATGATTATGTTGTTGATATTCTCATTTAAGCTTGGCTGGTTCCCCTCCAGGTCAATCCCTGATCCAAACCTCACTGGATGGGCCCACATTGTGGACATATTAAAGCGCATGGTCCTTCCTGTGGCCACAATTGTGATAGTTTCCTTTGGAGCGTGGGCGTGGGTCATCAGAAACATAATGATAGGTACGATGCAGGAAGACTTCATTATGGCCGCTAGGGCTAAGGGTGTCCCTGAAAGGAAGGTAATATACGGTCACGCTCTTAGAGCAGCAGCGCCTCCGGTCGTTACCATGATAATCTTCAGTCTACTTGGATCCCTTGGCGGAGCTATAATTACGGAGAGCGTCTTTACATGGCCAGGAATGGGAAGGGTTTACTGGATAGCTCTTGAAGGCAACGAGACTAACCTCATTATGGGACTGACCTTTGTCAACGTTGTCCTGTATCTCCTAGGTGTTATCCTTGCGGACGTAACCTATGGATTCCTTGATCCGAGAGTTAAGGTTGGTGCTTCAGAAAACGTCTGA
- a CDS encoding ABC transporter ATP-binding protein, with translation MAKPVLEVRNLKMYYFTNRGIVRAVDDISFDLKRGEVLGLAGESGCGKSSLGFTLLGMPTPPGKIVEGSIKIDGREIVGLPEDVLRKEIRWQKISMIFQGAMNALNPVYTVGYQMIEPLIYHKGMDKEEALEKAQKYLELVGLDPEIVYRYPHELSGGMKQRVIIATALLLEPDVVIADEPTTALDVVVQAQIINTMKKLKKELGLSMIFITHDLSILAEISDRVAIMYAGKIVEIGDSEKIYYEPAHPYTQKLLAAIPRLHEDVEKLEFIPGQPPNLINPPKGCRFHPRCPYAMEVCKEQIPELKEVDKDHYAACWLL, from the coding sequence ATGGCAAAACCTGTCCTCGAAGTTCGTAATCTTAAGATGTACTACTTCACTAACAGGGGAATAGTCAGGGCAGTTGACGACATAAGCTTTGATCTAAAGAGGGGAGAAGTCCTGGGACTTGCCGGCGAAAGTGGTTGCGGTAAGTCCTCCCTTGGTTTTACTCTTTTGGGCATGCCAACTCCGCCGGGCAAGATAGTGGAGGGTAGCATCAAAATCGATGGCAGGGAGATAGTTGGCCTTCCAGAGGACGTACTCAGGAAAGAAATTCGCTGGCAGAAGATATCCATGATATTCCAGGGTGCTATGAACGCGCTCAACCCAGTTTACACCGTCGGTTACCAGATGATCGAGCCCTTGATCTACCACAAGGGCATGGACAAGGAAGAGGCACTTGAAAAGGCTCAGAAATACCTTGAGCTTGTCGGTCTTGACCCGGAGATCGTCTACCGCTATCCCCACGAGCTCTCTGGTGGTATGAAACAGCGTGTTATCATTGCTACCGCCCTCCTCCTCGAACCGGATGTTGTTATAGCGGATGAGCCGACGACGGCGCTTGACGTCGTTGTGCAGGCGCAGATCATAAACACAATGAAAAAGCTGAAGAAGGAGCTCGGTCTCTCCATGATATTCATTACCCACGACCTTAGTATCCTTGCTGAGATCAGCGACCGCGTTGCCATCATGTACGCGGGTAAGATCGTGGAGATCGGAGACAGCGAGAAGATATACTACGAACCCGCTCACCCGTACACCCAGAAGCTCCTTGCAGCTATACCGAGGCTACATGAGGATGTTGAAAAGCTCGAGTTCATCCCTGGTCAGCCGCCCAACCTTATCAACCCGCCGAAGGGATGCCGCTTCCACCCGAGATGCCCATACGCTATGGAAGTTTGTAAAGAGCAGATACCCGAGCTTAAAGAGGTTGATAAGGATCACTACGCTGCATGCTGGCTGCTGTGA
- a CDS encoding ABC transporter ATP-binding protein, protein MAEPILKVENLKKYFPIKRSFIDTLKGAPQRKVHAVDGISFEIYKQQVFALVGESGCGKSTTGKLIVKLLEPTEGRIYLEGQDVTEIKTKEEVLAYRRRVQMIFQDPFSSMNPRFKIYDVLEEPLLIHGIGETKAEREELIYKALEMVKIVPPEDYVGRNPHMLSGGQRQRVAIARALILNPTFIVADEPVSMLDVSIRAEILELMKELKEKMGVTYLYITHDMSTARYFADWMAVMYLGRIVEMGPVEKVIDNPLHPYTRALLAAVPEPKPERRNIIKELPIKGEVPNAVDIPPGCRFHPRCIYAQKGLCDTQHPKLIEYEHNHWAECHLVGKY, encoded by the coding sequence ATGGCCGAGCCAATACTTAAAGTTGAAAACCTTAAGAAGTACTTCCCGATTAAAAGGAGCTTCATAGACACCCTCAAAGGCGCCCCACAGAGGAAGGTTCATGCCGTTGACGGCATAAGCTTCGAGATATACAAGCAGCAGGTCTTCGCCCTCGTTGGTGAGAGCGGCTGTGGAAAGTCCACCACTGGAAAGCTCATTGTCAAGCTTCTTGAGCCAACAGAGGGCAGGATATACCTTGAGGGACAGGATGTCACCGAAATCAAAACAAAAGAAGAAGTCCTTGCGTATAGAAGAAGGGTCCAGATGATATTCCAGGATCCGTTTTCCTCGATGAACCCAAGATTCAAGATATACGATGTATTGGAAGAGCCCCTTCTGATCCACGGAATTGGTGAAACAAAGGCAGAGAGAGAGGAACTCATTTATAAGGCACTGGAAATGGTTAAGATCGTTCCGCCCGAAGACTACGTGGGTAGGAACCCCCACATGCTCTCCGGCGGTCAGAGACAGCGTGTCGCCATTGCAAGGGCTCTCATCCTCAACCCGACCTTCATCGTCGCTGACGAGCCGGTTTCAATGCTTGACGTTTCGATCCGTGCAGAGATCCTTGAGCTGATGAAGGAGCTCAAGGAGAAGATGGGAGTTACCTATCTCTACATCACTCACGACATGTCCACTGCCAGGTACTTCGCCGACTGGATGGCAGTCATGTATCTGGGCAGGATCGTCGAGATGGGCCCGGTCGAGAAAGTCATCGACAACCCGCTCCACCCGTACACAAGGGCACTGCTCGCGGCCGTTCCAGAACCAAAACCGGAGCGCAGAAACATCATTAAGGAGCTTCCTATCAAGGGTGAAGTTCCCAACGCCGTCGACATTCCACCCGGATGTCGTTTCCACCCGAGGTGTATCTACGCCCAGAAGGGCCTTTGTGACACCCAGCACCCGAAGCTCATTGAGTACGAGCACAACCACTGGGCGGAATGCCATCTGGTTGGGAAGTACTGA
- a CDS encoding ABC transporter substrate-binding protein: MSRKIFSLFIMGLMLFSLAVTPAVKPVAAADDDKVLKTVIYSSQGAIFMGVWNPSSSGYSDTYSRRIADLVFDSGFPYGVEGVPVPYHCHVVTYQQDVTVPDDAVIFNSTTDTWQAAHAGETAKTYARIECDRPYFHDGHKLSAADVMYSLAWSWEWTHLDGDDDPYYDESEADWSGDFMDTILGIKLVEQTDDRMVFDVYHNYYFPPSEIMTAAYVVPFTGTPWQLWYAMSELVAHNDKYSWSESTETVEQLDQINPKHAEAIKEKLIELKDSKPIPDFLKPYIEDENEAIAVYDKIINFIDEHHHAVIGQGPYYVDVYQPENLYVRIKKFDKWQVPAFAEGKYKVDPYFDTIEIYGLQNQDTAILEVAKGTYDILWYPFPAYRFTGLSQEQKNAIDLYKSTAAFGDLVFNPVHDPDNPYVITVGDKKYFNPFAIRKVRMGIQYIISRAYITQNIFQGSAGPMFTPWTSSETGYQYVQSVIDAFGLSEQPDVEYGKQLVEEGMQEAAEELAKMGYTLEKKNGQWYFEGEPVEITGLGRVEDERKDIAIYVAHQVLKDLGFKVSADIVDRRTASSMVYVSDPSSYEWNFYTEGWVSSSNVKFSISRIIQYYSSIWYAPGLVGWKWSPENTERVTLKEVLEFLGDGDIQAGLDSLGLDYYNTVDKIQPLLDWTADDFALVIYTGENKGVKMDSEDKYWDFNRLGTAIGIYESYRVFLYENWEFYAVNKRVKIDVVDPVAGLASDWAIRSAKPAAGETTTTTSSTTTTTTTTTTGSTTTTTSSTTTTTTTTGSTTTTTTTSEGGGGICGPAALIGLAIIPLLLRRRR; this comes from the coding sequence ATGAGCAGAAAGATTTTTAGTTTGTTTATAATGGGTTTGATGTTGTTTAGCCTGGCAGTAACGCCGGCAGTGAAGCCAGTTGCCGCTGCGGACGACGATAAGGTTCTGAAGACCGTTATTTATTCATCACAGGGCGCCATCTTCATGGGCGTCTGGAACCCAAGCTCCAGCGGTTACAGTGATACGTATTCAAGAAGGATCGCCGATCTAGTCTTTGACAGTGGATTCCCCTACGGTGTTGAGGGTGTTCCAGTTCCCTACCACTGCCACGTCGTCACCTACCAGCAGGATGTAACCGTCCCCGACGATGCAGTAATATTCAACTCAACAACCGACACTTGGCAGGCTGCCCACGCCGGTGAGACCGCCAAGACCTACGCCAGGATTGAGTGTGACAGGCCCTACTTCCACGACGGCCACAAGCTCAGCGCCGCCGACGTCATGTACAGCCTCGCTTGGAGCTGGGAGTGGACCCACCTGGACGGCGATGACGACCCGTACTACGATGAGAGCGAAGCCGACTGGAGCGGCGACTTCATGGACACTATCCTCGGTATCAAACTCGTTGAGCAGACCGACGACAGAATGGTGTTCGACGTTTACCACAACTACTACTTCCCACCGAGCGAAATAATGACGGCCGCCTACGTTGTCCCATTCACGGGAACACCCTGGCAGCTCTGGTATGCTATGAGCGAGCTCGTCGCCCACAATGACAAGTACTCCTGGAGTGAATCCACTGAAACCGTTGAGCAGCTTGACCAGATTAACCCGAAGCACGCTGAAGCCATAAAGGAGAAGCTCATCGAACTCAAGGACTCTAAACCAATTCCGGACTTCCTCAAGCCGTACATTGAGGACGAGAACGAGGCTATTGCCGTTTACGATAAGATAATCAACTTCATTGACGAGCACCACCATGCCGTCATCGGCCAGGGTCCATACTACGTTGACGTGTACCAGCCCGAGAACCTCTACGTTAGGATCAAGAAGTTCGACAAGTGGCAGGTTCCGGCCTTCGCCGAGGGTAAGTACAAGGTTGACCCCTACTTCGATACCATTGAGATTTATGGCCTCCAGAACCAGGACACTGCAATCCTTGAAGTTGCCAAGGGCACTTACGACATCCTCTGGTACCCGTTCCCGGCTTACAGGTTCACCGGCCTCAGCCAGGAGCAGAAGAACGCGATTGACCTCTACAAGAGCACCGCTGCCTTTGGTGACCTTGTCTTCAACCCGGTTCACGACCCGGACAACCCGTACGTGATCACCGTCGGTGATAAGAAGTACTTCAACCCGTTCGCCATTAGGAAGGTCAGGATGGGTATCCAGTACATTATAAGCAGGGCTTACATAACCCAGAACATCTTCCAGGGCAGTGCCGGACCGATGTTCACTCCATGGACTTCGAGCGAGACTGGATACCAGTACGTACAGTCAGTGATTGATGCGTTTGGCCTGTCCGAGCAGCCGGACGTCGAGTACGGAAAGCAGCTTGTCGAGGAGGGTATGCAGGAGGCCGCCGAGGAGCTTGCCAAGATGGGCTACACGCTTGAGAAGAAGAACGGCCAGTGGTACTTCGAGGGCGAGCCGGTCGAGATCACTGGTCTTGGCCGTGTTGAGGACGAGAGGAAGGACATTGCGATATACGTTGCTCATCAGGTTCTCAAAGACCTCGGATTCAAGGTATCCGCTGACATTGTCGACAGGAGAACTGCAAGTAGCATGGTTTATGTCAGTGACCCGAGCTCCTACGAGTGGAACTTCTACACTGAGGGCTGGGTCTCCTCGAGCAACGTGAAGTTCTCGATAAGCAGGATCATCCAGTACTACTCGAGCATCTGGTACGCTCCGGGCCTTGTTGGCTGGAAGTGGAGCCCGGAGAACACCGAGAGGGTTACCCTTAAGGAGGTCCTTGAGTTCCTTGGTGATGGCGACATTCAGGCCGGTCTTGACAGCCTCGGCCTCGACTATTACAACACCGTTGACAAGATCCAGCCGCTCCTCGACTGGACCGCTGATGACTTTGCGCTCGTCATATACACTGGTGAGAACAAGGGCGTTAAGATGGACAGTGAGGACAAGTACTGGGATTTCAACAGGCTTGGCACGGCCATTGGTATCTATGAGAGCTACAGAGTCTTCCTCTACGAGAACTGGGAGTTCTATGCTGTGAACAAGAGGGTTAAGATTGACGTCGTTGATCCGGTCGCTGGCCTGGCTTCAGACTGGGCCATCAGGAGTGCTAAGCCCGCTGCTGGTGAGACCACTACTACGACCTCCTCGACGACAACCACTACTACGACCACTACAACTGGTTCTACCACTACTACGACTTCCTCGACGACAACCACAACGACCACGACTGGTTCTACCACCACTACAACCACCACTTCAGAGGGTGGCGGTGGAATCTGCGGTCCAGCAGCCCTGATAGGCCTCGCAATAATCCCACTCCTCCTCAGGAGGAGGCGCTGA